In Diadema setosum chromosome 2, eeDiaSeto1, whole genome shotgun sequence, the DNA window aaatctcgagatttgtatcccgctaattggtgtacgtgcgAACCCCCCTAAAGTGATGTTTCTTAAAAATGTTGAGGAAATGCGCAatgtcagaattgtttttatgaCGTCgcaattgttttgttagaaatggatacatttcacagagtgacggtacgagcagtgcgcaatgtcaaaattgctttgtgaccTCACAATTGTTTTaatagaaattgttacattttacaGAGTGACGGGTACAAAGCTGcgcacaatttcagaattgctttgtaacatcattttgcaaatagtatactatatgcaaaatgtcgtcatagaagtgacgtcattttgcagATAGTACTTTATGGAGTGTCAACTTTCTGACATAGCTGAAAATACCTATAATCGTGAAGCTCGTTCAACCAATCATCACAGGATAAATTTCTAATCCAAAATATAATATCAACTATATGTGGTTTAATATCATCTTCATTATGCATGTGATGCAATGTCGTCTCACCTAGGGCGAGCACATATGGTTGATGTGTGTGCATGACAGCAGTGGTTCCATCCATCTCGTACCTCATCCTATGTATGGGAACGTGGATACAGACAGCGGTCTGTAGGGCCACTCCCTCGCCCTCCACTTTCTCGCCCGTTTCAAAGTCGACACCGACTAGAGACGATGCCGTCACCTAAAATACAAAGTGGCCAAAAGGAAAAATAACTTCAGCGTtgtttaccatggcaacgtatatatacattatgcatTTAGCGGTGAAATGTGAGTCGCTGGGCTTCTTCGATTGCTGCGAACTGAGGAACATCGTTacttgtcaaagaaaaaacaacaacaaccaactaaaaaaacaaacgtgtacactcacaaaatgaaaacaaaagaatgatGTGAAGAAAGAAATCTTTTTGAGTGGTAGATTATCATGTTCTATTTTGCCATACACCACTGCCCACATTATAATGGTACTATTTTAAGGTAAATATCCTGCTTATCCGacagttttttttgttttgtttttttgtaactaCTGTATGCAGTGCAACTGGTGTCTTTGGTAACAATACAATTAGCACTGGTTAGAGaagagtgatgataataaagtatGATATTTTCATAGTGGAGCCATTGCATTGCTATAAATGATCAGTATTAGTGCAGCCCGTGGTCAGGTAAAGAGGAAAAAACTCCTTAAAAATCgaaaagacattaaaaaaaaatagctagaACGATGCCCCTAAAGTTTAGAAATATATAACCATCATCAAAGGCAAAAgagaacaaatgaataaaaatgacatAAATCGACCTGTCCCAATGTTAGAGAAATTGCCAGAAAGGGTTTGACTTGACAACCATTTTTATTTCGAAAATGTttatataaaaaacaagcaaattgAGCACAAAATAGCTCTCTCCTGCATTTCATCTGCATGGTTGTCACCTTTGCAGACATACGCgggaaaagaataaaagaaaaaaaaaatgaatcggACTcgaggaacaaaaaaaaaagcaccccaaaatgaaacaaagcaaaaaaaaaaacaaaaaaacacaacacaacaacaacaataacaacaacaacaacaacaaaagacaacagcaacaactatGTAACAAACCAACAATCAGTTAATGTAGACAGGTCTATATACATAAGGCATGAGAAGTGTCCTTTTCTCGGTCCTAACCTGTCGCCACTGTAAGCCATATGGGACTACCAGCATCACGTCCCCTTCACGGTCCCTGGCTGGCGCCCTCATCGTCAAGTGGTTGCACACGCCCTCACCAAGTCCATGCAGATCGACTGCGCGGTAGGCTGCGGCCAACTCGACCCGTGCCTCGTAGTTTGCTTTCTGTCGACAAGCTTGATCCAGGGGCGAGCTGATGAGGAGGGGAACGTGTGGTAATATTTGATAATTGGTTATGATTTCGACGCCCCTCTCACATGATTTATTAGTCTGTGACCAGTTTGCGACAGCatgcaacatttttatttgtttgcttttgtttttgtttttttcccggGTTGTTGCACTATCGAATGCTCGGTGTCTTACGAGCACTCGCAGTGGTTGCAGATGGTCGCACGAACCTGCAGTGGTCGTGGCTGGTTGCATCTGACCTTGAAACATACTCATCCTATGAGATTAATTCACTCGCATAAGGTCGTTTCAGTTGTGCGATTATTGTACGAGTGTTGCACATCGTTGCACGATTTGGAGCAATCTGAGTCTAACGGCTCGACAGTCGCATTGGGTTGGCAGTAGTTCGTGCAAGTAACTCTCTCGTGCGCAAGCGACCTGCAGAGACCATTCTCACGAGTGGCAGTGCTATCGTGCTATTATAGACCATAGAGACTGTTTCACGACCGACTGCAGCACATCTTGTATTGCCGTTGGCCGACTGTATGAGACTGCATACGACTACTCTTCGGGATTTATACAGGGACACTTTGTAGATGAGCTTCAGAACGTTCTTagcctttaaaggggaaatccagtccaaatgtaagctagtctgataaaaaaagagtaacatCTTGcaagttcaatggtaaaaatttgattgaaatcagacgaaaaataaggaagttaggacattaatttttgaagttttgctcaTTTCTGCAAAAgggttcttgtacagtggacatgaatatgcaagtgagtgagctaaccatgtcataacctcacaattttccattgatcgtgtacaaacataatgataattcaatgtttctgtcattgaagtctgaaacataaTGTTAATCCTGGTTGAATATAACTTCAGAaaagtgatcagttagatatactataggatttgagcctcgggcataattgcgtttgaatgaaaaactccgggaaatttcaaaattttatgtacaaactatatgacaagttgtgagggaatgacacgctctttttgccattttttttttttttgcatattcatattgactgttcgagaactgtttcctgaaaattagcaaaacttcaaaattgcataacttccatatttttcatccgattcgATCAAAATCATACCGTTGAAGTCGTAATATtctactctttcttatcagattaacttatatttggactgggaTGCTCTACAAGACTACAACGTAATAAGAGAAAGAAGCGGTGCCCAGCTGGCAGCACGCACTGTCTTAGTCGTGCCAGACAAAAGGGTTTACAACAGCTTGTTCTCTGATGATCACTTGTTCCTCTGTAGCATCAGGGTTCTCAATGAGAACTTCTCATCTATCAACTTACTCTTCTTCCTAACTTTCTTCTTTGGAATTTTGATTACTAGTATAATGAAGTCCAACTTGACTGTGACTACAAGTCAATATTGTTAGGGGGAGGGGTTACCCCACCCCACTCTCTCGACCACTCGCATCAGTCTCATTCAAAAGCACGAGCGATCGCATGGTCTAACGTCCACTCGCACAGTCATGTAATCGGTCGTGCAACTATAATGTGATTAGCACCAAGCAACTCGCAGTCACTGATATTTGTGAAAAACTCGCATGTGAACGCACGACCACTCTGACGAATGCGAACAAAATAATGCGACATATTGAGCGACGAATGTTTGCGAGCGTAGCGAATTCTAGGGAATTTTAAGTTTCGTCAGGGTTCGttaacagttgcaatcaaattcgTAACTGCAATCAAATTCGCAAACAGTTTTCATTGTCGTGAAAACTGTTGGCGAATTTGATTGCAACTACAGTGTATTAACGAATCCTGAAATTCCCTAGAATTTGCTATgttcgcaaacattcgccgGTCGGTGAGATACCCCATTTACTCGTGCAACGATCTCTTTACTTGTTGTTCGACAGCTGTGGCATTTGTGACTGCCCGTCTGCGACCTGATGAGGTTAATCGCGCTTGAAGCCTGTTGCAGCCTGTCCGGAAGTCCGGAAGACCAAATAGTCGCAAACGGTCGCAGACAGACTGTGTAAGGGGCTTAAGAAAAGAGGATTAATTGTATCGATTAATTCGAACACCTGATAGAATCAGCATGCATGATGTCTGACATTCAAATAGTGGATAAAGATATTAaatacatcttttgctttttattcAAAGACGTTGAGTTCAGATTCCATATCAGCTGCGAGGATGCGGatattcatattccacattGAGAGCGGACAAGTATCCATGACTCTGAGGGAAGATCCCtaaactcttcataattatcctgcatgacaagagaaaatAAAAGCCTCCCTGATTTAGAAATAAATCACTCTTACCCATGAGGCCCaagcaaaatacaaacatttccTTGATTTTGATGTGAGTTTGCAGCCCTGCACATTCCAATAGTGTCAGCAAAGTGAACATTTCTTGCAAAACTTCATGTGGAACCCAATATTAGATCCTGAGCTTAGATTGAAAGAAGACACTATGTTATCTGGCAGCCCGTTCTTGCCACTGATACCTTTAAATTTAAGATTTTGGTGgcaagaaaaaatataaagaaaagaaatgaatctTTCATGATCTATAATCTCAGGTGTCCGATCGAGCGACCAAAAGAAAACGCTATGAAATTCGGTAGCCCGACATAAATTTTGAGTTGTCCGGGCCCCCAGGTCACCGCTAATGTcgataatataattatgaagcAAACCTTACCTGTTCTGTTTTGTAGATGTAGCCGTTGATAGCCATCTTTGTAACAAAGTAGGAGCTGCTCTGCTATGACGGCCGGTGAAGCTTTAGTATGTTTTAAAGAAACATGCGTGACAGACAAACAATAAAAGAACACCATCGTTCAGTGATAAAACACGACATTATGCTATACTTTGTGTGTTGAACAAAGACTCAGACAATAAATAGGCCAATATCTATAACTGGATAAGACTATAAAAAGCACCGAATtatgacattgtatttcaaGAATGCCTGTCTGCTGACATGGCCTATACCTTTTAAAACAAAGACTCATCCTGACAAGCATGTAGCTCtctagacagaaaaaaaaaaaattgtcaatttgGACGAgtttcattattaaaaaaatattttgacgaCTCTTCTCATAAAACAGTGGATTGCGTGAAGCTCGCCGTATCGGCCCTAATATGGTCCTAATAATCCCTTAAGATATAAACTGATCTTCCGGCCAAACTATATGAGTTCTCCCGAggcttgcccgacataacaacAACTAATACAGGCAAAGGGCATTCCAAATATTGacattatttattttatacagGAGGATGGAATACGTTTCATCAGCTACTGAGTAATCTAGGTCCATGCAGAGGAAAAATATCCATAGGTTTCAATACACTATAGTCCAGTAACACTGGCCTTTAGGTCCGCGCAGGTATATATTCGACAGGACTTCGAGTTAAATGTATACACCGGATGATATGGATGCACGGACACAATGTTGACAATAATAGTATACCAAAGTAGCCTTCACGCTGTGAGCCCCAATACCGATGACCCATGACTTTGTACGCTCTTAAGATTGCAACCCTACTCTTATAGTGTATTCTATAATTGACTGGTCAATCTATTAAATTTGGTTACCGACATACCCCTTGGAACAGGCTCCTCTGAAGAGCAGAGAGGCTATGCTTTTAACAGTGCTGGCTGCCATTTTGTTATCAGCTGTACGTCGGCTGGATGTGGTGACAACACACAGTGCCTACATAGCTTGCAGAACACTCATAGTCTCGCTTCCAGCGCTTTGATTATTTGAAACTTAAAACTACAATAGTTTTTTGTCTGTCTCTTCGGAATTTTCATCTTTGAGGAAAACTTTGTATAAAAGATAGGATTTGTCATCATGGACGCCGTCACATGCAAGAAAATAAGCGGATGGAACAGCAAATACTTCAGACAGCTTGTTCAAATGGGGCTGAAAAGTTAGCATGCAGGGGTAAAGATATCGCATTACCTGCATGGTTGAACTTCCCCCCTGTCTGTCTCAACATCTCAACACAATGGTGTCCAAAGTTCAAGGGGGCGTGTTGTCTCACATTCTAGTAAACCTGGCTATGGAATTGATTTAAAAGTGTGTCCCCTTgtcatgtttgtgtttgtgtttgtgtatgtgtgtgtgtgcgtgtgtgcttcCCAAAACTTTATTTCCTATACTTCCGGCGTTTCTGAAACCTCTAGTTTGCTTTTACTCCGTTTATTTCTGCTAAACATAACATGAAGTGAAACTATACTGTAATTAAGCATCCGAGAAGCCGGTCATTTTGATGTCGCAAATTATATgatgtgtgcatgcatgaagAGCAAAGAAAAAGTGCGATATGAGGGTCAATTACAGATCTCTGATGGTATCCCTTATCCATACGAAATACATTCTCGCATTCCGTTGCATTCAGGCCTCACACGCGTAAAATTTACGTAAAATTAATGTGCCAGCTCAAGTCCCATCACTTTGTCGTTACAAAGAAactgaaataaatgaagaaaacgcATGGT includes these proteins:
- the LOC140245116 gene encoding putative aldolase class 2 protein PA3430, with product MAASTVKSIASLLFRGACSKGFTGRHSRAAPTLLQRWLSTATSTKQNSSPLDQACRQKANYEARVELAAAYRAVDLHGLGEGVCNHLTMRAPARDREGDVMLVVPYGLQWRQVTASSLVGVDFETGEKVEGEGVALQTAVCIHVPIHRMRYEMDGTTAVMHTHQPYVLALACLDEPAPFDETMCQNSMRFAGKIAYDWVYETLAYAMDEGERLGKALGDKDVLIMGQHGVLTVGRRVCDAFDALYYLERAAKVQILARSAGAKTRSAPPSVVKFVSEHDCYPYNAINHFESIKKLIANQEPNFRE